TCGCCATTATATTATCTGGTTTCTTAAGATCAACTTGCCCTTGCAAAAGTTGTCCCACTTCTCGTTCAATCAAACGCCGATCATCAAAATGAATCTTCTCATCCATTGCTAAATCTGGATTTATAACGTACATCACTTTAAAAGTTGACTGAGAAATAACGAATCCATCTAATTGACTTTTTAGATCATCCAACGACTCACCTGAAAACAACACGTCCATTCTTTCATTCATAAATGGACTTCTGCTTGGCTCAATTCGTCTTGTACTATCTACAGTGAAGGAATTAGTGGCGTACCCAAAAAGAGAGCGCATTTCTAAATGGCATAATGAGGCGTCATCTTCATGATACGCATATGTATATACATAATATAACGGTTCTTGTTTCTCTATCTCCAAACGATTCCCTACCTTTACTAAACAATCTCTTTCTGTTCTTAATATAAAGCAAAAGTCGTTACTTTACCGAGTAAAAAGATCTCGAAGCCTTCTTCAAGAAGGAATTTCACATGATCACCTTTTATTATTCACCGGATAAGTCATAAGGCGTTTCTTGGTACACATAATAGTTGAGCCAGTTAGAAAACAATAAATTGGAATGAGCTCGCCATCTTAGACGAGGAGCATTTTCTATATTGTCCTTTGGAAAATAATTCGAAGGTAACTCGATATCAAATCCTCTTTCCACATCTCTTCTATACTCTTCTTCTAACGTACATGTATCATATTCAGAGTGCCCTGTTGCAAAGATTTGTTTGCCATTTTTAGAAGCGATTAAATAAACACCGGCCTCTTCAGACACACTGAGTATATCAAGTTCTGTAACATTTTTCACATCTTCTAATTTTATGTCTGTGTGTCTAGAGTGTGGAGCCAAAAATTCATCATCAAAACCACGCAGGAGTTTCACGTTTGATTCTAGAATGGTATGTGTAAATACACCGAACAATTTTTGTTCAAGCGTATATTTATTCACTCCAAAATGGTGATACAGACCTGCTTGAGCCCCCCAGCAAATATGTAGAGTAGAGGTAACATGAGTTGTTGACCAATCCATGATTTGGGTAAGTTCAGGCCAATAATCAACCTCTTCAAATTCTAGTTGTTCAATGGGTGCACCAGTAATGATCATTCCATCGAATTTCTTTGATTTAATTTCTTCAAAAGTCTTATAAAACGACCGGAGATGCTCTTGTGCTGTATTTTTCGAAATATGAGTAGTAGGATATAAAAAAGAAACATCTACTTGTAGTGGCGTGTTTCCGAGCAACCGAAGCAACTGTGTTTCTGTCGTTTCTTTAACGGGCATTAAATTTAGGATAATGATTTTTAATGGACGAATGTCTTGAGAATATGCTCGACTTTCATCCATGACGAATATGTTCTCATTATTTAATATTTCCTTTGCAGGTAAATGATCAGGAATTTTAATTGGCATGAACTCGGCACTCCCTCTTATCAATTCTTTATTCGTTCGCAACTGACCCTTATTGTTGCATTAGTTTAAATTATCACAAAATTAACGCTTTAGCAATGTTAAGAAAGGATGGTCTCATGTGAAATATCGACTTGAATGGTATTATCAGCTTCCGAAGGGAAAAAAGAGTTTTTTCATGAAATCTGAGATGATAAATCTAGGTGAGGCTCTACTGTTAACATCGGACTTAGAGAAAACAGGTCGCTTAAAATCGATCGAATACTATGATGAAAAGGATCGATTTTGGTCTAAAAAAGAGTTAGAAAAATTATCAAAAGTCGAAGAAACCGAACCTAAGGATATCATCATCTATGTTGATGGAGGCTTCGATGCACAAAAGAAAATCGCAGGTATCGGGATCATTATTCACTTCAAACAACATAATAAAGCTTGGCGTATTCGTCACAATGAACAAATGAATTATTTAAGTGATAACAATGAAGCCGAACTTGCTGCGATGTTTCAATCAATGGCCTTACTAGAAGAGATAGGTGCCACCCATCAATCGATTATCATACGATCAGATTCTAAAGTCGCTACCCACCAAGCATCAGGGAAATGGCCTTGTTATGAAGATCATTATAATGCGTGGTTAGATCGATTAGATAAGAAAAAAGCAGCGTTGAATATTGAGATCGTATTCGAGGAGATTGATCGCAAAGAAAACAAAGAAGCCGATCATTTGGCGACACAAGCGCTAAGTGGTGTGAAGGTATCCGCTAAAAAACAATTATAAGGATGTGCACAAAGTAAAGAAAGCGTCTCATAATGAGCCGCTTTCTTTCAATCGTTTTATCATAACTTTTGCATAGCTATTATCTAATCTGGTGATGCCTAATGGTTCTGGTACACGGCCATATTCCTCATCGTGAAAATCAGACCCGCCCGTTTTGAGGAGCTCTTGGCCTGTTTTCGCTTCAATAGTATGACATAATTCTAAATACTTTTGCTGGGCTACTTGGTCGTGATCACGATGGAATACTTCGACCCCATCAAGACCCCACTTGATGACCCAATGTTCTATCTCATCATCTAACTGGTAATAAGTAGGGTGAGCGACGACAGCTAGCCCCCCGTATTGATGAATGAGTTTAATCGCTTCCTCGACAGTCATCTCTTTTTCTTTTTCAACAAAGCCTGGTTTTCCTTCGCCTAAATAACCATCAAAAGCTTCTGCGACCGTTTCTACATAGCCACGGTCGATCATTGCTTTGGCTACATGAGGCCTACCTATGCTACCACCGTCTACGTAAAAAAGAACATCCGTTCTCGTTAAATTAATGTTTACTGAAGCTAGCTTGTTTAACATATGGTCTAAGCGACGGCTTCGGTATTGCTTTTGTTTTTCTAAAAATGAAAGCAACGATTCATCATGGTAATCTAAACCGTAACCTAGTATATGGACACTTCGTCCGTGGCTTTTCGTTGACAGTTCAATGCCCGGAATGACAGTTAGACCAAGCTCAACCCCAACATCCATCGCTTCTCTAAGGCCACTAAAGGTGTCATGGTCAGTAAGAGAAACAATCTCAAGGCCTGCCTCCTTACATTTAATCATTAGTTCTTTCGGCTTATAATTACCATCTGATGCAGTGGAATGCATATGAAGATCACTGTTTTTAAAGTTTGACATTAACGTGCACGTCCTTTATTGATCAACTGTTATTGGCCACATAACCTGACCTGTACGTAAGTGATCGGTATACACTAATTCATACTCACTTTCAATCGGAACTTCAAAGGCCACCTCGCCTCTATTTTTCCGGTCTGGGTGAAGTTGTCCACCTAAAATTCCTTTTGTTTCAACTCTTGATGAATGTGAATACGCATACCCTTCCGAATCTGTCATCGTCATTTTAAATAACGTGAACTCTTGTACGGACTTACTCTCATTTTCAATAGTCAAATCAACAATGACAAATTGCATGCCTTCATTGATTGACTCTTCCGTGCGGATATGGTTGACCGTCATTAATAATTGATTGATTTCTTGCGTTGATTCTGATCTTTTCACACTGCCTGTTGACTCTTGTCCATCTAATGTAGATACTTGCTGACTGCTTAGTGAATATCCACCGATTAAAACTAGTAAAATGAGTAGTGCAGCTAATAATACAATTTTCCCCTTCATCACGCGTTCCTCTCCCTAACAACCTTTGTTTCATAACAAAATAGAATCGTCTGTTATACGATATGATTGAAAGAAAAGGTTCATGACTTCCATCTTTATTTCCACCAATTATCGTAAACAGTAACAGGTAGCTGACGCTTATGTTCCGTTGCACGATAGCGAGATTCAATTTTTTCTGCAATGGAAGCTTCCACCTGTTTCCCCTCTAAGTAATCATCTAAATTATCATACGTCATGCCAAGTGCCTCTTCGTCAGGTAGACCAGGCTTATCATCCTCAAGGTCAGCTGTAGGTACTTTGTTGTACAGACGTTCTGGTGCTTCTAATATTTTTAGTAATTCTTTTCCTTGACGCTTGTTTAACCCAAATAGTGGCGCAACATCACACGCACCATCTCCATGTTTTGTAAAGAATCCCGTAATCGCTTCCGCTGCATGATCAGTACCGATTACCAAGCAACCATAATGAGCTGCGATGTCATATTGAATTTTCATTCGTTCGCGAGCTTTCGTGTTTCCTTTATTGAAATCGCTCATCTCTTCACCAGTTGCCTCACGAAAAGCTGCATCACTGGCATCAACGGCCCCTTGGATGTTCACTGTTTTTGTGACAGTCGGTTGAATGAATTCAAGGGCTTTCGCTGCATCATCTTCATCATGCTGCACACCGTAAGGAAGTCTAATGCCAATGAATTGGTAGGTTTCGCCTGTTTCATGAGTTAACTCGTCCATCGCCAATTGGGCGATTTTCCCTGCAAGTGTTGAGTCTTGTCCTCCAGAAATTCCAAGAACATACCCCTTAGCTTTAGCAGTTTGTACATACTCCTTTAAAAATTGAACACGTCGATTAATCTCTTCTTTAGCATCAATCGATGATTCACTATGTAGGTCTTCTCTAATTCGACTTTTCATGTCTGTCATATAATACCCCTCCTCAATTTGTCTATATTATAAGTATTCCTAGTATACCAAGATTTCAAACCAAATGTTATCATCACGCACGAAAACGAGAGAGTTGCTTTTGCAAACCCTCTTGGCTCAAAATATCGAGTTGAATCTCTCCCATTAAATCAAAATGAGGGTAGGTTTCATGCCAATGAAGCCATTCGCGCTTCAAGCCATAACTCCTACCCCATGTTACTAGTTTTTCAATATCAGAACAAGCGACTTTGGTAACAGAAGTAACGTTTGGAAATCGCTCATCTACCCAGTAATGTGTTAAAAAAGCGATCTCTCCTCGGTCAGCTTGCTCTTTCCATGCCTTTAGTTCTGCTTTTGATATCCCAAATGCCAAATTTCTCACACCTCTTTAGCCAATCATTTCCTTCATCATAACACGTGGAACCACTTTTTTCTTCTTTGCTGCTTTTTCTCTTTATCCTTCTGAAGTAAACGAATTTTATGCATCACATCTTCTTTTTTTGTTACTACACCAACAGAGTCTTGCTTCGTTTTTTGTAGATCTACTTTTGTACCCGACACCTCACAATCGACCATACGATCAAGAGACTTGACGGCCAATTCTCTCACTTCAGGGTTATCTGATTGCATTTGCTTAACGACATAAGAAAATTTTTTCCAATTCAATTCGTTATGATAGCTTGCTCCCATATTTTATCCCCACCTTCATATCATGTTTAACTATCTTATGAATTCTAGGCAAGGGAATCGTTCCCTTTGAGAGATTTTGTACGTTTTCGTCTAGTTTTCTGAATCAAATCTCTACTTTTGTCATAAATAGGGCGAGTCTGTTATATTAAGCGGAAACATAGCGCACCATAAAAAAGAGCGAGGGTTAGTCCCTCGCTCTACCTTAAAAAGATTATTTGTAGTTGTTTTCTCGCGCATGTGATTCATCAACGATTTCGGATTCAAACGCTTCAATGCTTTCTTGACGATGAGCATTTTTTTCTTTAATCTGTTGCTTTTGGGCATCAGACATTTCTGATTGAGCGATTGACTCCTCAGCTGCTTCGATGTTGTGCTGAGTATTTTCTTTCATTTGCTTCAACTTTTCCACGTTATCTGCGCGATTATCTGGTTTTGACTGCATATGAATCCCTCCATGTGAACTTGATAATGTTACCTCCTTTAGTATGGAGAAACAGCTTTAATTCATACAGGGAGATTATGATTTTTTAATTTTTTCATACACCTCGTGCCATTCTGGCAGTTGCTTTCTTATTGAAATCGGTCTGAAGGTTTCCTTTTTGACGCAACAATGCGAACTTGTACCTGTGACACATAATTGCTCCTTACTATTCCATACTTCATATCCATATATGACGCGAATGCCATCATATTGCTCTACCCACGTGTTTACTGTTACTTCTTCTCCGTACGTTGCTGGACGTTTATAAGATACTTGTATGTCTGTCACAGGAGATAAATATCCATCTTTCTCCATCTCGCTATAATTAAAACCAATTTCCTTTATAAGATGGGTTCTCCCAAGTTCAAACCAAACGACGTAATTAGAATGATGAACAATCCCCATTTGATCTGTTTCAGCATAACGCACTTCAACTTTCTTCTTCGAAATAAACAAATTTACCCCTCCAGATTTTTTTCTATAGTCAGCAGGTCTTCTTTGGTTATTGTTTGTAACATATTGACGTCTAATTGAGCCGGATCTATTTCACTTAATCGGCTCGCCTGCGCTTGAATCATTAATTCCAATAACCCAACAACAAAGCGACCATTCCCCTCATGGCCATTTGTAGGAATCAATGCATTCAATCGTTCTCTTGCTTTTGAATCAAGACGATACCCCATCTTATCGGCCCTACTTAATAAAATGTCAATCAGTTCCGACTGAGTATAGTCTGAAAAAGGCACTTCATGCTTGAAGCGTGAGTAAAGACCAGGGTTTACTTGGATGAGCTGTTTCATTTCCTCTTTGTAACCCGCCATAATGACAACGAGGTTCTCATTATGCTTTGTGATCTCTTGGACAATCGTCGCTAATGCTTCTGCACCAAAATCACTTTCATTGCTAGACATAAGGGAATATGCCTCATCGATAAATAGGACTCCTCCTAATGCATCGACCACTTTTTCTTTTGTTTTAATTGCAGTTTGACCGACATATCCAGCAACTAGATCGGCACGACTTACTTCGACTAAATGCCCACGTTTTAACAATC
Above is a genomic segment from Bacillus sp. FJAT-45037 containing:
- the metA gene encoding homoserine O-acetyltransferase MetA, with the protein product MPIKIPDHLPAKEILNNENIFVMDESRAYSQDIRPLKIIILNLMPVKETTETQLLRLLGNTPLQVDVSFLYPTTHISKNTAQEHLRSFYKTFEEIKSKKFDGMIITGAPIEQLEFEEVDYWPELTQIMDWSTTHVTSTLHICWGAQAGLYHHFGVNKYTLEQKLFGVFTHTILESNVKLLRGFDDEFLAPHSRHTDIKLEDVKNVTELDILSVSEEAGVYLIASKNGKQIFATGHSEYDTCTLEEEYRRDVERGFDIELPSNYFPKDNIENAPRLRWRAHSNLLFSNWLNYYVYQETPYDLSGE
- a CDS encoding reverse transcriptase-like protein; its protein translation is MKYRLEWYYQLPKGKKSFFMKSEMINLGEALLLTSDLEKTGRLKSIEYYDEKDRFWSKKELEKLSKVEETEPKDIIIYVDGGFDAQKKIAGIGIIIHFKQHNKAWRIRHNEQMNYLSDNNEAELAAMFQSMALLEEIGATHQSIIIRSDSKVATHQASGKWPCYEDHYNAWLDRLDKKKAALNIEIVFEEIDRKENKEADHLATQALSGVKVSAKKQL
- a CDS encoding PHP domain-containing protein, translated to MSNFKNSDLHMHSTASDGNYKPKELMIKCKEAGLEIVSLTDHDTFSGLREAMDVGVELGLTVIPGIELSTKSHGRSVHILGYGLDYHDESLLSFLEKQKQYRSRRLDHMLNKLASVNINLTRTDVLFYVDGGSIGRPHVAKAMIDRGYVETVAEAFDGYLGEGKPGFVEKEKEMTVEEAIKLIHQYGGLAVVAHPTYYQLDDEIEHWVIKWGLDGVEVFHRDHDQVAQQKYLELCHTIEAKTGQELLKTGGSDFHDEEYGRVPEPLGITRLDNSYAKVMIKRLKESGSL
- a CDS encoding DUF4352 domain-containing protein, with protein sequence MKGKIVLLAALLILLVLIGGYSLSSQQVSTLDGQESTGSVKRSESTQEINQLLMTVNHIRTEESINEGMQFVIVDLTIENESKSVQEFTLFKMTMTDSEGYAYSHSSRVETKGILGGQLHPDRKNRGEVAFEVPIESEYELVYTDHLRTGQVMWPITVDQ
- the nadE gene encoding ammonia-dependent NAD(+) synthetase encodes the protein MKSRIREDLHSESSIDAKEEINRRVQFLKEYVQTAKAKGYVLGISGGQDSTLAGKIAQLAMDELTHETGETYQFIGIRLPYGVQHDEDDAAKALEFIQPTVTKTVNIQGAVDASDAAFREATGEEMSDFNKGNTKARERMKIQYDIAAHYGCLVIGTDHAAEAITGFFTKHGDGACDVAPLFGLNKRQGKELLKILEAPERLYNKVPTADLEDDKPGLPDEEALGMTYDNLDDYLEGKQVEASIAEKIESRYRATEHKRQLPVTVYDNWWK
- the tlp gene encoding small acid-soluble spore protein Tlp; the protein is MQSKPDNRADNVEKLKQMKENTQHNIEAAEESIAQSEMSDAQKQQIKEKNAHRQESIEAFESEIVDESHARENNYK
- a CDS encoding acyl-CoA thioesterase, translated to MFISKKKVEVRYAETDQMGIVHHSNYVVWFELGRTHLIKEIGFNYSEMEKDGYLSPVTDIQVSYKRPATYGEEVTVNTWVEQYDGIRVIYGYEVWNSKEQLCVTGTSSHCCVKKETFRPISIRKQLPEWHEVYEKIKKS